A segment of the Fusarium musae strain F31 chromosome 2, whole genome shotgun sequence genome:
TTCCATCTCATTCTGCGACCTTATTTTCTGTTCGAATAACTCAGATAATGTCTGTCATCTAACATTCACGCTCCGTAGGCACGATTATACTTCCCAAGAAACACCGGAAGCTTCTCACGTCTGCACACCAATGCAAGCAACGTAAACCAGCATGCTACGTGTAGTCAACAAGTTTCATTGGATAAGAATTCTTCCACGTCATGTAGCTCGGGGGCTGAGCTAGAAACTCCATTCAAGCTTGTATATCTACACAACTTAAATGCCCTCACAAACTGTATCCCATGACAAAAACTTACAAGCTTCATCTTAACTCAAACTACATCTCATCAAACCTCAGCTATATCTCAAAAGGTTACTTCCTCCGCGTCACCAAGCCCTAAGCCCTCCCCGTAGAGCTCGTTATCCCCCCATCAACCACAATCCTCTGCCCAGTGACATATCTCGCCTCATCAGCCGCCAAAAACACAACCGCACTCGCTACATCCCACGCATCCCCCATCCTCCCCATCGGAACCTGCTCCTCCCTCCCCTTGCAAAACTCGTCATACCCCTTCCCAAACCTCTCCGCCAGGCTTCTTGTATAAGGCGTGTTCATAAGCCCAGGCACGACCGCGTTTAGGCGCACGCCTTTAGGAGCGTAAATTACGGCGGTGGCTTTGACGAATTGTAGAATTGCTGCTTTGGCGGTGTTGTAGGCTACTTGGGGTTTGCCGATGTATCGGAGTCCTGCGATGCTGGAGATGCAGATTATTGAACCGGTATTTTGAGATTCCATTATTGGGAGGACGTGATGGCATGCGAGATAGACgctcttgaggttgatgtccATCTGCGAGTCCCAAACCTCCTCACTCATAGATGCAGGATCTCCGGGTTGGGACTGTCCAACACTTGTTAGAAGGATATCGATCCGCCCATGCTTCTTCATACAAGCATCAACGAGCGCCTTTACAGAAGCTGAGTCTGTAGCATCTGTGGCGATGATATCGCATGTTCCACCCTCTGCTTCGATAGTCTCTTTGGTCTTTGTAGTCGAAACGAGTGTTCTGTTTCCGCCAAAGATGATAGCTCCCTGTCGTGCCAAGGTCACGGCGCATGCTGCACCGATTCCCCAGCCCTCGGTGCCTGTTTGGCCGAGACCGATTATGAGGGCAACTTTATTTGAGAGGTTGAGCATAATGAGTAGAGAGTCAAAGAAACAATGCAAGGATACCAAGAATGGTAATTTCGTACATCATACTGATGgcccttttattatatctgGCTATTCTCCTGAGTTAGTGTGTAGCGGGCATCTCCCGTTGTCGTGTAAGTGCTCCATCGGCCATATTGCGTGATGCCCGACGCGGGGTCATCCCGTCTGCACCTCCAACGCCGATATGTGATCATCGCCGCGGGGAAGAGTAATACATAAACACTGATAGGCCGGTACTCAATCCCCTGTAATCATATCTTCCTCCAATACTCGATTCTTTGCTCAAAATGTCAGACCCCAGGAAAACAGTGGTGAACCCAGACTACGACCTCGACCAGCCCATCACATCAAAAGTCGGCCTCCGCCAAGGCCTCGCCTCCTACGGCGATCCTcacttctccctcttcctccgcaAGGTGTTCATCAAAGCCCTCGGCTACAGCGAAGATGCCCTCTCACGCCCCATCATTGGAATCGTGAATACATACTCTAGCTTCAATCCCTGCCATGCCAATATCCCCCAGCTCATTGATGCTGTAAAGAGGGGTGTTCAGCTCAATGGCGGGTTGGCGATTGACTTCCCTACTATTAGTATCCATGAGAGCTTCTCATCGCCGACGAGTATGTATTTGAGGAATCTGATGAGTATGGATACGGAGGAGATGATTGCGGCGCAGCCTTGTGATGCTGTTGTGTTGATTGGTGGTATGTTAATCTTGGGAGCATACTGAATGATGGTGATACTGATTGGAATAGGTTGTGACAAGACTACACCTGCTCAACTGATGGGAGGTATCTCAGCAAACAAGCCcatccttcatcttgtcaCTGGCCCAATGATGCCCGGTAGTCATCGCGGCGTGCGCATCGGAGCTTGCACAGACTGTCGCAACAACTGGGCCAAGTACAGAGCAGGAACTCTTGATATCGAAGATATTTCCGCTATCAACGATGAGTTAGCACCAACTGTGAGTTCTAATCATCCAGCTCATGGCCCTAAGTCTAACAATACCAGGGAGGAACTTGTGGTGTCATGGGCACAGCATCTACCATGGCCTCCATTCTCGTTGGACTCGGCATGATGCCTTTTG
Coding sequences within it:
- a CDS encoding hypothetical protein (EggNog:ENOG41) — encoded protein: MLNLSNKVALIIGLGQTGTEGWGIGAACAVTLARQGAIIFGGNRTLVSTTKTKETIEAEGGTCDIIATDATDSASVKALVDACMKKHGRIDILLTSVGQSQPGDPASMSEEVWDSQMDINLKSVYLACHHVLPIMESQNTGSIICISSIAGLRYIGKPQVAYNTAKAAILQFVKATAVIYAPKGVRLNAVVPGLMNTPYTRSLAERFGKGYDEFCKGREEQVPMGRMGDAWDVASAVVFLAADEARYVTGQRIVVDGGITSSTGRA